One genomic region from Pirellulales bacterium encodes:
- a CDS encoding carbon storage regulator translates to MLVLSRKTRQQIRIGDDITVTILLVKGQVVRVGIEAPRDVRVLRAELPVFDDEPETEPTKGKGESTRPATQDVEPNESARPQRRVRTDGASRTSPGLLELRRRGSLAGLTRPGTRTSTALRPLFDRH, encoded by the coding sequence ATGCTCGTGCTATCGCGAAAGACGCGGCAGCAGATTCGGATCGGCGACGATATCACCGTGACCATTCTGCTCGTGAAAGGGCAGGTGGTTCGCGTGGGAATAGAAGCTCCCCGTGACGTACGAGTGCTGCGAGCCGAGCTCCCGGTCTTTGATGACGAACCGGAAACGGAACCGACCAAGGGCAAGGGCGAATCGACCCGCCCCGCGACCCAAGACGTCGAACCGAATGAGAGCGCTCGCCCCCAGCGTCGCGTACGCACCGACGGAGCTTCGCGAACCTCGCCGGGTTTGCTCGAGTTGCGTCGCCGCGGCAGCCTGGCCGGCCTGACACGTCCCGGCACACGAACATCGACGGCCCTGCGGCCGCTGTTCGATCGCCATTAG
- the secD gene encoding protein translocase subunit SecD — MSFDNIELLLVMVGVFVVPLVIGHYISKAVRMPEQSWRIATVLFSFFAASAVTWYGWPPKLGIDLSGGSILVYEVDDQAKEPGTTVDMEKLVQAVTKRVNPGGVKEVTIRPYGVNQIELIIPKADEAELERIKSKISSTGLLEFRITANERDQANLIELAKKMDTATKALVTENPDGTSEVVARWVPVRRDDVDYFANPRSGFVSRPNDKGEIEVLVAMDPQNVTGQYLRSATAGVGIKGPEVDFAFDSTGSKLFGRLTTDNLPESVQGFHRNLGIILDGYLYSAPQINEPIYDRGQISGQFTVAQTEDLAAVLTAGSLPTALRKEPSSSLLTGATLGADTIRKGVYSMLVATTAVVIFMVIYYRFAGVVANISLLLNVLLIVAFMIMFNAAFTLSGLAGLALTVGMAVDANVLIYERMREELARGATLRMAIRNGFEKATVTIIDANVTTLISAVVLYIMGSDQVKGFAVTLILGIVMNLFTAIFVSRVFFDIAEKIRFIKDLKMLHILSNPNFDFIGKSRIAIGISLAIIVVGMVGVVQRGKGLLDIDFTGGVSVQALFEKPIDIAEVRDEIDNLRDELPDATVQDVRIANEEPGKRFVINTSNPKIDDVEATLEKLFKGKLVVNQMEVAKVTAVPAAGAESTTKEPAVEAAPAAKEEAAKPEAPSGGGAQNRASRQDAEMLLAMVDAQDTPEAPKATDSSPAADSNPAAEAPAADAAPAAKAPDAPAAEPASPAVTEPASPQAPAKSQGPAMPGVSQEASPALPLGIDAAALGKPAATQSSARFAGGSEADLSFSIPISHTRLLDTLQATAAKTPGAEKGPVVFALDAPGYEPGSDISFDKWHVRTTLPTDIAENVFKQVDDELARQPYFPASSNIGAAVASATQQQAVVAMLASLVLILAYIWFRFSQVMFGVAGVVAVVHDVLVTLGALALSTWLARIPGLEFLLIEPFKISLPIIAAFLTIIGYSLNDTIVIFDRIREMRGKSPIISVKLANAAINQTLSRTILTSLTVFIVVLILYAVGGEGIHGFAFALVVGVVAGSYSTIYIATPIVLWMNRAEEASELQRRTKEQGVPQRTSHA; from the coding sequence ATGAGCTTCGACAATATCGAATTGCTGTTGGTCATGGTGGGCGTGTTCGTCGTGCCGCTGGTGATAGGGCATTACATCAGCAAGGCCGTCCGCATGCCGGAACAATCGTGGCGGATCGCCACGGTGTTGTTCTCGTTTTTTGCGGCATCGGCTGTCACCTGGTACGGCTGGCCGCCGAAATTGGGCATTGACCTCTCCGGCGGTTCGATCCTGGTCTACGAGGTCGACGACCAGGCGAAAGAGCCCGGCACGACCGTCGATATGGAGAAGCTGGTTCAGGCCGTGACGAAGCGCGTCAATCCGGGCGGCGTCAAGGAAGTCACGATTCGCCCTTACGGCGTCAACCAAATCGAACTCATTATTCCCAAGGCGGACGAAGCCGAACTGGAACGCATCAAGAGCAAGATCAGCTCGACTGGCTTGCTCGAGTTTCGCATCACGGCCAACGAGCGTGACCAGGCCAATCTGATCGAGCTGGCCAAGAAGATGGATACGGCTACCAAGGCGCTCGTCACTGAGAACCCGGACGGTACGAGCGAGGTCGTTGCCCGCTGGGTGCCGGTCCGCCGCGATGACGTCGATTATTTTGCCAATCCGCGATCGGGATTCGTATCGCGCCCCAACGATAAGGGGGAGATCGAAGTCCTGGTTGCGATGGATCCGCAAAATGTCACGGGCCAATACCTGCGCAGCGCCACGGCCGGTGTTGGAATTAAGGGACCAGAGGTTGATTTCGCGTTCGACTCCACAGGCTCGAAGCTGTTCGGCCGACTGACAACCGACAATTTGCCCGAAAGCGTGCAGGGCTTTCATCGCAACCTGGGCATTATCCTCGACGGGTATCTGTACTCCGCGCCGCAAATCAACGAACCGATTTACGACCGCGGCCAGATCAGTGGCCAGTTTACCGTGGCCCAGACCGAAGACCTGGCCGCCGTGCTCACGGCCGGCAGCCTGCCCACGGCATTGCGCAAGGAGCCAAGCAGCAGCCTGCTCACTGGTGCCACGCTGGGTGCCGACACGATCCGCAAGGGCGTGTACTCGATGTTGGTCGCCACGACGGCCGTGGTCATCTTCATGGTGATCTACTACCGTTTTGCAGGAGTCGTGGCCAATATCTCGCTGCTGCTGAACGTGTTGTTGATCGTGGCTTTCATGATCATGTTTAACGCGGCCTTCACGCTCTCCGGCCTGGCCGGTTTGGCGTTGACCGTCGGTATGGCGGTGGATGCGAACGTGCTGATCTATGAACGTATGCGTGAGGAGCTGGCGCGCGGGGCCACGTTGCGCATGGCGATACGCAATGGGTTTGAAAAGGCCACGGTCACGATTATCGATGCCAACGTGACGACCCTGATCTCGGCCGTGGTGCTGTACATCATGGGCAGCGACCAAGTGAAGGGCTTCGCCGTGACGTTGATTCTGGGCATCGTGATGAACCTGTTCACAGCGATCTTCGTGTCGCGCGTGTTCTTCGACATCGCCGAGAAGATTCGCTTTATCAAGGACCTGAAGATGTTGCACATCCTCAGCAATCCGAACTTCGATTTCATCGGCAAGAGCCGGATCGCCATCGGGATCTCGCTGGCCATCATCGTTGTCGGCATGGTCGGCGTCGTGCAGCGTGGAAAAGGTTTGCTGGACATCGACTTCACGGGGGGCGTCTCGGTGCAGGCCCTCTTCGAAAAGCCGATCGACATCGCCGAGGTTCGTGATGAAATCGATAATCTTCGAGACGAACTGCCCGATGCCACGGTACAAGACGTCCGCATTGCGAACGAAGAGCCCGGCAAGCGCTTCGTGATCAACACCTCGAACCCGAAAATCGACGATGTCGAGGCGACGCTCGAGAAACTGTTCAAAGGAAAGCTGGTCGTCAACCAGATGGAAGTGGCCAAGGTGACGGCTGTGCCCGCCGCTGGTGCTGAGTCCACCACGAAAGAGCCTGCCGTTGAAGCCGCGCCTGCGGCGAAAGAGGAAGCTGCGAAGCCGGAAGCTCCGTCGGGGGGCGGTGCCCAGAATCGGGCGTCGCGCCAGGACGCTGAGATGCTGTTGGCCATGGTCGACGCGCAGGACACACCCGAGGCGCCGAAAGCCACGGACAGTTCGCCGGCTGCGGACTCAAATCCGGCGGCTGAAGCGCCGGCTGCCGATGCAGCGCCGGCTGCCAAGGCACCGGATGCGCCCGCCGCGGAACCTGCTTCACCTGCGGTGACGGAACCGGCGAGCCCGCAAGCGCCGGCAAAGTCTCAAGGACCGGCGATGCCCGGCGTATCTCAAGAGGCGTCACCGGCACTGCCCCTCGGCATTGATGCCGCGGCGCTGGGTAAGCCTGCAGCTACACAATCGTCAGCGCGGTTTGCCGGCGGATCGGAAGCGGACCTGTCGTTCTCGATTCCGATCAGCCACACGCGGCTGCTCGATACATTGCAAGCAACGGCGGCGAAAACGCCGGGCGCCGAGAAGGGCCCAGTGGTCTTCGCGCTCGATGCACCAGGTTACGAGCCGGGAAGCGATATCAGCTTCGATAAGTGGCACGTCCGCACCACGCTGCCGACCGACATCGCCGAGAATGTCTTCAAACAAGTGGATGATGAGCTGGCGCGGCAGCCGTACTTCCCCGCGTCCAGCAATATCGGCGCCGCGGTGGCCTCGGCCACACAGCAGCAGGCCGTAGTGGCGATGCTCGCCAGCCTGGTACTGATCCTGGCGTACATCTGGTTCCGCTTTTCGCAGGTCATGTTCGGCGTGGCCGGCGTAGTGGCCGTGGTTCACGACGTGCTGGTCACGTTGGGGGCCTTGGCGCTCAGCACGTGGCTCGCGCGGATTCCTGGCCTGGAATTCTTGTTGATCGAACCGTTCAAGATCAGCTTGCCGATCATTGCGGCGTTCTTGACGATCATCGGTTACTCGCTGAACGATACGATCGTGATCTTCGACCGCATCCGCGAGATGCGGGGCAAGAGCCCGATCATTTCCGTCAAACTGGCCAACGCAGCCATCAACCAAACGTTGAGCCGGACGATCCTAACGTCGTTGACGGTGTTCATCGTTGTGCTGATTCTGTACGCGGTCGGCGGCGAAGGCATTCACGGCTTTGCCTTTGCGTTGGTCGTTGGTGTCGTGGCTGGCTCGTACAGCACGATCTACATCGCGACGCCAATCGTGTTGTGGATGAATCGCGCGGAAGAGGCGTCGGAACTGCAGCGGCGGACCAAAGAGCAGGGCGTTCCCCAACGCACGTCGCACGCTTAA
- the yajC gene encoding preprotein translocase subunit YajC: MTVWRASEWLFLAQGAGAAQQSPSPVFMLLPLLFMGVFYFMIVHRPQRREQAERQAMLTNLKKNDHVLLTSGIFGVVTNIRPDADEVTVRVDETSNTKLRVTRASVARVIVDEPAVKADSGTVG, from the coding sequence GTGACGGTTTGGCGTGCAAGCGAGTGGCTGTTTCTGGCCCAGGGGGCAGGCGCTGCGCAGCAGAGCCCGTCGCCGGTCTTCATGTTGCTTCCGCTGCTGTTCATGGGAGTGTTCTACTTCATGATCGTTCATCGTCCGCAGCGGCGCGAGCAGGCCGAGCGACAGGCGATGCTGACGAATTTGAAGAAGAACGATCACGTCCTTTTGACCAGCGGCATCTTCGGCGTGGTCACGAACATTCGACCCGATGCCGACGAAGTGACGGTGCGGGTCGACGAAACGTCGAATACCAAGTTGCGAGTGACGCGCGCCAGCGTGGCCCGAGTGATCGTGGACGAACCGGCGGTTAAGGCCGATAGCGGCACAGTCGGCTAA
- a CDS encoding alpha/beta fold hydrolase — protein MISSGGHTNESTDSSARRAPLRALRRAWHGLLFLLPLLTSGCAATRYVEVRTVPRSPLVDRLKLTSYQGPQPTERTLQILRQYDLTRDLNKTDPRIVVNKLQAVADRAPSAEKIYSLAELNYLGAKKIEVRDQGMALDLYGAAVANAYVYLFDERFARNRNTYDPEFRGACDVYNGALESALRIVRGRGGLLPGHTHKIESESQQWNVTVVIHGGRWLPDDFDRFEFVSDFEISGLANQFHNYGLGVPLIAIRKNHLPERPDAQFFPPELSFPVSALLRVLPDGDKPADGGKTQHHCVLELYDPLVSSEIVLGGRRVPLETDLSTPLAYLLNDPRLESAATNGLLHPDESQKTRGLYMLEPYDAGKIPVLMVHGLWSSPLTWMEMFNDLRSNPEIRKNFQFWFYEYPSGEPFWVSAAQLRSDLTKVREVLDPRHIDPALDQMVLVGHSMGGLLAKLQTVDSGDAFWRTVSDYPLADLKVPDADRQQLSQEFYFHPNPSIRRVITIATPHHGSKFANSTAQWLAARLISMPDQIVRGRQDLYRQNPGKLHDPSPVEVTTSIQSLAPDDPIFSVMLAAPRPPWVKFHNIWGEVPDQGIVGKLASGSDGVVSIESAHCDAVESDLKVEADHLTVHRHPLSVLEVQRILLLHLDELRSFPHAPPPRLQTVTTSGPTPLPPVTPVRR, from the coding sequence ATGATCTCCAGCGGTGGGCACACCAACGAATCGACAGATTCTTCCGCTCGACGCGCGCCGCTGCGCGCCCTTCGGCGCGCATGGCACGGACTGCTTTTTCTTCTGCCGCTCCTCACCAGCGGTTGCGCCGCGACCCGCTATGTCGAAGTTCGCACCGTACCGCGCAGCCCGCTGGTCGATCGGCTGAAGCTGACCTCCTATCAGGGGCCGCAACCCACCGAGCGCACACTGCAAATCTTGCGGCAATACGATCTGACGCGCGACCTGAACAAGACCGATCCCCGGATCGTGGTCAACAAGCTGCAAGCAGTCGCTGACCGGGCCCCCTCGGCCGAGAAGATCTACTCGCTCGCCGAGTTGAACTACCTGGGGGCGAAGAAAATCGAGGTGCGCGATCAGGGCATGGCGCTCGACCTGTATGGAGCGGCCGTGGCGAACGCCTACGTGTATCTGTTCGACGAGCGTTTTGCGCGGAACCGCAATACCTACGATCCCGAATTTCGCGGCGCCTGCGACGTCTACAACGGAGCGCTCGAAAGTGCTCTGCGCATCGTCCGCGGGCGCGGCGGACTGCTGCCAGGACATACGCATAAGATCGAATCCGAATCGCAGCAATGGAACGTCACGGTCGTCATTCACGGCGGACGCTGGCTGCCCGATGATTTCGACCGCTTTGAGTTCGTCTCGGACTTCGAAATCAGCGGGCTCGCCAACCAGTTCCACAACTATGGCCTGGGCGTTCCCTTGATCGCGATCCGCAAGAACCATCTACCCGAGCGTCCCGATGCGCAATTCTTTCCGCCTGAGTTGAGCTTCCCGGTCAGTGCGCTGTTGCGCGTCTTGCCCGACGGCGACAAGCCGGCCGACGGTGGCAAGACGCAGCATCATTGCGTGCTGGAACTGTACGACCCACTGGTCTCATCCGAGATCGTGCTAGGCGGGCGACGCGTGCCGCTGGAGACGGACCTGAGCACGCCGTTGGCCTACTTACTCAACGATCCACGCTTGGAAAGCGCAGCCACCAACGGATTGTTGCATCCCGACGAATCGCAGAAGACGCGCGGCCTGTACATGCTCGAGCCGTACGACGCGGGCAAAATCCCCGTGCTGATGGTACACGGGCTGTGGTCCAGCCCGCTCACGTGGATGGAAATGTTCAACGACCTGCGCAGCAATCCCGAGATACGCAAGAACTTCCAATTCTGGTTCTACGAATACCCCAGCGGCGAACCGTTCTGGGTCAGCGCCGCCCAATTGCGCAGCGACCTGACCAAAGTCCGCGAAGTGCTCGATCCCCGGCATATCGATCCGGCGCTCGATCAGATGGTGCTCGTCGGCCACAGCATGGGCGGGCTATTGGCCAAGCTGCAAACGGTCGACAGCGGCGATGCGTTCTGGCGCACCGTCAGCGACTACCCGCTCGCCGACCTCAAGGTCCCCGACGCGGACCGCCAGCAATTGTCGCAAGAGTTCTATTTCCATCCCAATCCTTCGATCCGCCGCGTCATCACCATTGCCACGCCGCATCACGGAAGCAAATTCGCCAACAGCACGGCCCAATGGCTGGCCGCGCGGCTGATTTCCATGCCCGACCAGATCGTGCGCGGCCGGCAGGATCTGTATCGCCAGAATCCCGGCAAGCTGCACGATCCGTCGCCCGTCGAAGTGACTACCAGCATCCAATCGCTGGCACCCGACGATCCGATCTTCTCCGTGATGCTCGCCGCGCCACGGCCGCCGTGGGTGAAGTTCCACAACATCTGGGGCGAGGTGCCCGACCAGGGCATCGTCGGCAAACTGGCCAGCGGCAGCGACGGCGTCGTCTCGATCGAAAGCGCCCATTGCGACGCTGTCGAAAGCGACCTCAAGGTCGAGGCCGATCATCTGACCGTACATCGCCACCCGCTCAGCGTGCTCGAAGTCCAGCGCATCTTGTTGTTGCATCTGGACGAATTACGCAGCTTCCCGCATGCGCCGCCGCCCCGGTTGCAAACCGTCACCACCTCGGGCCCGACCCCGTTGCCGCCGGTCACGCCGGTGCGGCGCTGA
- a CDS encoding polyphosphate kinase 2 family protein, translating to MCASALARQGSVDHNQQLRSIGLLAGRREAANGPRLLPEPSEHARMSQAEKFKAGSLQPGKKFALGDIDPASVGGLNKEEAALATETNIKAIDELCYRLYAEGRRSLLIVLQGMDTAGKDGVIRKVLSGVDPVNCRVTAFKRPTAEELRHDFLWRIHKAVPPHGDIGIFNRSHYEDVLAPRVHHLVAESEWKSRYDRINDFERLLSDAGTTIVKFFLHISRDEQRRRLQARLTDPHKRWKFEQGDLAERKLWDEYQRAYEDLLVHCHSEHAPWYVIPADHKWFRTFAVSTVLRQTLETMDPQFPKEQPGLDDVVID from the coding sequence ATGTGCGCAAGCGCGCTGGCCCGCCAGGGCTCGGTGGACCATAATCAGCAGCTACGGTCCATTGGGCTGCTGGCTGGCCGGCGCGAAGCTGCGAACGGGCCACGATTGTTGCCCGAACCCAGCGAGCACGCACGCATGTCACAGGCGGAGAAGTTCAAAGCTGGATCGCTTCAACCGGGTAAGAAATTCGCGCTCGGCGATATCGATCCGGCGTCCGTAGGCGGGCTGAACAAAGAGGAAGCAGCGCTCGCTACCGAGACGAATATCAAGGCGATCGATGAGTTGTGTTATCGACTCTACGCCGAGGGGCGGCGATCGCTGTTGATCGTGCTGCAAGGGATGGACACCGCCGGCAAGGACGGGGTGATTCGCAAAGTTCTGTCAGGCGTCGATCCAGTCAACTGCCGCGTCACGGCATTTAAGCGGCCGACAGCCGAAGAGTTGCGCCATGATTTTCTGTGGCGCATTCACAAGGCTGTACCGCCGCATGGCGATATCGGCATCTTCAATCGTTCGCATTACGAAGATGTTCTCGCCCCACGCGTCCATCACCTGGTCGCCGAATCGGAATGGAAGAGCCGGTACGATCGAATTAACGACTTCGAACGGCTGCTGTCCGATGCCGGTACGACGATCGTCAAATTCTTCCTGCATATCAGCCGGGACGAGCAGCGCCGGCGCCTGCAAGCGCGCTTAACCGATCCGCACAAGCGCTGGAAATTCGAGCAAGGGGATTTAGCCGAGCGCAAGTTGTGGGACGAATACCAGAGGGCGTACGAGGATTTACTCGTTCATTGCCATAGCGAGCATGCGCCGTGGTACGTCATACCGGCGGATCACAAATGGTTTCGCACGTTTGCCGTCAGCACCGTCCTGCGGCAAACGCTCGAAACGATGGATCCGCAGTTCCCCAAGGAGCAACCGGGGCTGGACGACGTCGTGATTGATTAA
- a CDS encoding vWA domain-containing protein, whose translation MSGAVRNWLQSVPIERDGISWAASLCVHLTLLVALALVWQSLPGRETAVILSSSDAADATADLQEVQYAESTAASEAVGNGGLEGTSMSLATGPSLADISQIETGQMEATDVASVDMPVMAELSGASNLNDRLAVAGDAGVGVKGAEGAVDRITQEILVSLEERPTLVVWLLDQSESMRPQRTAIENRFEHIYKELNVIQSHGEDAFLKHGSAPLLTAVVAFGQDINYCTKDPTDDLEAIKKAIRDIPVDESGIELTFTAVTEAAKKYQKLRSGGARRNVMLIVVTDEAGNDEDRLESAIDMCKRHAMPVYVIGVPAPFGQRQAYVNYVDPDPKNGPQMLPVDQGPESAMPENVQLGFSSRDWDPKAVIDSGFGPYGLTRLCVATHGIYFAVHPNRPTSAGKVKDTAAMATRVSQFFDPSIMRNYLPDYVAPRQYELMLKENAARAALVKASQSSLVEAMDRPRLMFPKRSEAGLKQELDVAQRAAAIVEPRLQDLYGILKMGEKDRAKLTGSRWQAGYDLAMGRVLAMMVRTTTYNMLLAKAKGGMKFEKDDSDTWVLAAADDVTASSALEKMAAQSREYLTRVKDQHPGTPWAYLAERELTEPLGWKWTERHVGYDEPRKNNGGGGNGGNPNDRLRKLDKPKPVRENVKL comes from the coding sequence ATGAGCGGCGCTGTTCGAAATTGGTTGCAGTCCGTTCCCATCGAGCGGGACGGTATCTCTTGGGCCGCCAGCCTGTGCGTCCATCTGACGTTGTTGGTGGCGCTCGCCCTGGTTTGGCAAAGCCTGCCAGGCCGGGAAACGGCCGTCATTCTTTCCTCATCCGACGCGGCCGATGCCACGGCTGACCTGCAGGAAGTGCAGTACGCCGAATCCACGGCTGCGAGTGAAGCCGTGGGCAACGGAGGTCTTGAGGGAACATCGATGTCGCTCGCAACAGGGCCGAGCCTGGCCGACATTTCGCAAATCGAAACGGGACAAATGGAGGCCACGGACGTGGCATCCGTTGATATGCCGGTGATGGCCGAACTCTCGGGCGCATCGAATCTGAACGATCGCCTGGCCGTGGCTGGCGATGCCGGGGTGGGAGTGAAGGGGGCCGAAGGAGCGGTCGACCGCATCACGCAAGAGATTCTCGTTTCGCTCGAAGAACGACCCACGCTGGTCGTCTGGCTGTTAGACCAATCGGAGAGCATGCGGCCCCAGCGAACCGCGATCGAGAATCGTTTCGAACACATCTACAAGGAATTGAACGTCATTCAGTCGCACGGCGAGGACGCTTTTCTCAAACATGGCAGCGCGCCGCTGCTGACCGCAGTGGTCGCCTTTGGACAGGACATCAACTACTGCACCAAAGACCCAACCGACGACCTCGAGGCGATCAAGAAAGCGATCCGCGATATCCCGGTTGACGAAAGCGGTATCGAGTTGACCTTCACGGCCGTGACCGAGGCGGCCAAGAAATATCAAAAGCTCCGTTCGGGCGGGGCGCGCCGCAATGTGATGCTGATCGTGGTTACGGACGAGGCGGGCAATGACGAAGACCGACTCGAATCGGCCATCGATATGTGCAAGCGGCACGCCATGCCGGTGTATGTTATCGGCGTACCTGCTCCCTTCGGACAGCGGCAGGCCTATGTGAATTACGTCGATCCTGATCCCAAGAATGGCCCGCAGATGCTGCCCGTGGATCAGGGGCCCGAATCGGCGATGCCTGAGAATGTGCAGTTGGGATTCTCGTCGCGCGATTGGGACCCCAAGGCCGTGATTGACTCAGGATTTGGACCGTATGGGCTGACGCGGCTGTGCGTCGCTACGCACGGCATCTATTTCGCCGTGCATCCGAATCGACCAACCTCGGCGGGCAAGGTGAAGGACACCGCGGCGATGGCAACGCGGGTCAGCCAGTTCTTCGATCCTTCGATCATGCGCAACTATTTGCCAGATTACGTGGCGCCGCGGCAGTACGAGCTGATGCTGAAAGAAAACGCAGCACGGGCGGCACTGGTCAAGGCATCGCAAAGCTCGCTGGTCGAAGCGATGGACCGGCCGCGATTGATGTTTCCCAAACGAAGCGAAGCGGGTTTGAAGCAAGAATTGGACGTCGCGCAGCGCGCCGCCGCGATTGTCGAACCGCGTCTGCAAGATTTGTACGGCATTCTCAAGATGGGTGAGAAAGATCGTGCCAAGCTGACCGGTTCGCGCTGGCAGGCCGGCTATGACCTGGCGATGGGGCGGGTGCTGGCGATGATGGTTCGCACGACGACGTACAACATGCTGCTAGCCAAGGCCAAAGGGGGCATGAAGTTTGAAAAGGATGACAGCGATACCTGGGTACTGGCTGCGGCCGATGACGTAACGGCGTCGAGCGCCTTGGAAAAGATGGCCGCCCAATCACGCGAGTATCTGACCCGGGTAAAGGATCAGCACCCCGGCACTCCCTGGGCTTATCTGGCCGAACGCGAGTTGACGGAACCGCTCGGTTGGAAATGGACCGAGCGCCACGTGGGTTACGACGAGCCGCGCAAGAACAATGGCGGCGGCGGCAATGGTGGCAATCCCAACGATCGACTGCGCAAGTTGGATAAGCCGAAGCCGGTACGCGAGAACGTGAAGCTGTAG
- a CDS encoding alpha/beta fold hydrolase, translating into MTPLFKSSVRIFAQLLTVALLVVASGGTTALAQEEKPKLDPKKEVTLSSEDEMVLKATFWPGPNGKESVPVILLHGYGGVRQDFNVLGDFLQEQGCAVIAPDLRGHGESTLVPETQRQLLAANMHISAFAGMIDDVEAAKKFLMGKNNAGELNIDKLCLVGADMGAVVAANWAIDDWAWPPLAIGKQGQDVKAIVMLSPPEKFKSMRMLEALNDRTVRTRVSFYIAVGNQDPTALREATKINNTLKKFHPPPIKQEDADLFFDSRIPTKLQGTKLLSKEFKEYGLMNNIAEFIEQRAAKQPYLWQNRKLP; encoded by the coding sequence GTGACACCGCTTTTTAAATCGAGCGTTCGGATTTTTGCGCAATTGCTGACCGTGGCCTTGCTTGTCGTGGCAAGCGGGGGCACGACGGCCCTGGCGCAAGAGGAAAAGCCCAAGCTCGACCCGAAAAAAGAGGTCACCCTCTCGTCCGAAGACGAGATGGTGCTGAAGGCCACGTTCTGGCCGGGGCCGAATGGCAAAGAGAGCGTGCCGGTCATTTTGCTGCACGGCTACGGCGGTGTCCGGCAGGACTTCAACGTCTTGGGGGACTTCCTGCAAGAACAAGGCTGCGCCGTCATTGCCCCCGATCTACGCGGCCACGGCGAAAGCACACTGGTTCCCGAGACGCAGCGGCAACTTTTGGCTGCCAACATGCACATCTCGGCGTTCGCCGGCATGATCGACGACGTCGAAGCGGCCAAGAAATTCCTCATGGGCAAGAATAACGCCGGGGAATTGAATATCGATAAGCTGTGTCTCGTGGGCGCGGATATGGGAGCCGTCGTGGCCGCCAACTGGGCCATCGATGATTGGGCCTGGCCCCCCTTGGCCATCGGCAAGCAAGGACAAGACGTCAAGGCGATCGTGATGCTGTCGCCGCCTGAGAAGTTCAAGTCGATGCGGATGCTCGAAGCCCTCAACGACCGTACGGTGCGGACGCGCGTCTCGTTCTACATCGCGGTCGGCAACCAGGACCCTACGGCCCTGCGTGAGGCCACGAAGATCAACAACACGCTCAAGAAATTTCACCCCCCGCCGATCAAGCAGGAAGATGCGGACCTGTTCTTCGACAGCCGCATTCCCACGAAACTGCAGGGCACGAAACTGCTCAGTAAGGAATTCAAGGAGTACGGCCTGATGAACAACATCGCCGAGTTCATCGAACAGCGTGCCGCGAAGCAGCCCTACCTGTGGCAAAATCGCAAGCTGCCGTAA
- a CDS encoding LysM peptidoglycan-binding domain-containing protein translates to MPVQKKLFVVALVVLVGVGAAFAFRKKSTPDDEQAVAPAGNPTARAELSLPLDKPAPVSHLTGRIDPAERATDLGGATSTSVGDRAGFGLSPMPSASGGYSSIRPASEGAASVGGTIDAAPANSAVPSGAGFHELRRHKIADGDTLSGLAVRYLGSADRYREIYELNREVLANPDLLPIGTELKIPALGSKVSTPGSINNRPMVPVAPRPTSSPPPLTSAGTP, encoded by the coding sequence ATGCCCGTGCAGAAGAAGCTCTTCGTGGTGGCGCTTGTCGTCCTGGTGGGTGTCGGGGCGGCGTTCGCCTTTCGCAAGAAATCCACGCCCGACGATGAGCAAGCCGTTGCGCCGGCCGGGAATCCCACGGCGCGGGCTGAATTATCATTGCCGCTCGATAAGCCGGCCCCCGTTTCGCACCTGACTGGTCGCATCGATCCGGCCGAGCGGGCGACGGACCTGGGCGGCGCGACGTCGACGTCGGTTGGCGATCGGGCAGGGTTTGGCCTTTCGCCGATGCCTAGCGCAAGCGGCGGATATTCCTCGATTCGACCCGCAAGCGAGGGCGCGGCGTCTGTAGGCGGGACAATCGATGCGGCGCCGGCGAACTCGGCGGTGCCGTCCGGAGCGGGATTTCACGAGCTGCGCCGTCACAAGATCGCGGACGGTGACACGCTTTCCGGATTGGCCGTGCGCTATTTGGGGAGCGCGGACCGGTACCGCGAGATCTACGAGCTGAATCGCGAGGTGTTGGCGAATCCCGACTTGTTGCCGATCGGCACCGAGTTGAAGATTCCCGCCCTCGGCTCGAAGGTATCCACTCCCGGCAGCATCAATAACCGGCCGATGGTGCCCGTGGCACCGCGTCCCACGTCCAGTCCGCCGCCCCTGACAAGCGCCGGAACACCCTGA